The Haloplanus sp. CK5-1 genome contains a region encoding:
- a CDS encoding M20 family metallopeptidase, with protein MSDTSDLTRRLASVPSHEDERAAGDAVESWLRAETDATVTRDDAGNVIARRGAGTATLALVGHHDVVPPADRQVDDDGGYTVEERDGRLYGRGTADMKGSLAAAMIAFRDADPAQELVLASFAGEEQGGVGARAAIDDGFAPDYAVVGEGSTGYSAPGVTDVAVAHKGRRGSTLHVAGESAHASEPEAGENAVYRACDAVDVVRNLDAPAATVLGHEVRGSVAVTEIEGGSAWNVIPESCAVTVDERTVPGDRAALSRTESIAGVEWVVDQDLPPMACDDAAFAETAVEAARVAQEGDPERVVKPHATDAGWLAGAGTTCVVCGAAEPGEAHTGEESVSVEVIERCERLYRAVAESPLGATA; from the coding sequence ATGAGCGACACCTCGGATCTGACGCGCCGACTCGCTTCGGTCCCGAGCCACGAGGACGAACGCGCGGCGGGCGACGCCGTCGAATCGTGGCTCCGCGCGGAGACCGACGCGACGGTGACGCGCGACGACGCCGGGAACGTGATCGCGCGCCGCGGTGCGGGCACCGCTACCCTCGCCCTCGTCGGGCACCACGACGTGGTGCCGCCGGCCGACCGTCAGGTCGACGACGACGGTGGGTACACCGTCGAGGAGCGCGACGGACGGCTGTACGGCCGCGGGACCGCGGACATGAAGGGGAGTCTGGCGGCGGCGATGATCGCCTTTCGGGACGCCGACCCCGCGCAGGAACTCGTCCTCGCTTCCTTCGCGGGCGAGGAACAGGGAGGGGTCGGTGCTCGCGCGGCCATCGACGACGGCTTCGCCCCCGACTACGCCGTCGTCGGCGAGGGGTCGACCGGCTACTCCGCGCCCGGCGTCACGGACGTGGCCGTCGCCCACAAGGGTCGGCGGGGGAGCACGCTCCACGTCGCGGGCGAGAGCGCCCACGCGAGCGAACCCGAGGCGGGCGAGAACGCCGTCTACCGCGCCTGCGACGCCGTCGACGTCGTCCGGAATCTGGACGCGCCGGCGGCGACGGTGCTCGGCCACGAGGTGCGGGGGAGCGTCGCAGTCACCGAAATCGAGGGTGGCTCCGCGTGGAACGTGATCCCCGAGTCGTGTGCCGTCACCGTCGACGAGCGGACGGTGCCCGGCGACCGGGCGGCGCTCTCCCGAACCGAATCGATAGCGGGCGTCGAGTGGGTCGTCGACCAGGACCTCCCGCCGATGGCCTGCGACGACGCCGCGTTCGCGGAGACGGCCGTCGAGGCGGCGCGGGTGGCCCAGGAGGGCGACCCCGAACGGGTCGTCAAACCCCACGCCACCGATGCGGGGTGGTTGGCCGGCGCGGGGACGACGTGTGTGGTCTGTGGGGCGGCAGAACCCGGCGAGGCACACACCGGCGAGGAGAGCGTCTCGGTGGAAGTGATCGAGCGGTGCGAACGGCTCTACCGTGCCGTCGCCGAGTCGCCCCTCGGCGCGACGGCGTAG
- a CDS encoding divalent metal cation transporter, protein MTDDAAAGFTERIEGYATEMGPSWIAGAIAAGPATIASLVTGGALFGYGLLWVVVLSAGAGALVQYLSMRLGLLTERGIVAVVEDHLGTTWAWLLVADAVIAAGVAQLVIMKTVATVSATVTGIDARIWGVAWALVLALGLAGRGYRFLELAAKLLVSLVVVAFVASLFVVPVDYGAAASGLVPSVPSGGALVAAGILGGAVHITLITMQSYTMRSRGWTRDDYGTASFDVGASMLVAFGIYSLAIFLVAASVLTPDDPSTAVGAAQALGPLVGANAKWLFLVGLWGAAVSTLGGNTIVPPFLLADKLGWGTTIEDSRYRWLLVATALLSAPGAFIGGAVIGQLVLVLAVGTVGTPFAIAIVLYLLNSDAVADRNSRLANVGGVALLLVTGALAANFVREQVGGGVDPLTGFVLAFAVALGVAMAGLGAKYAIEEVG, encoded by the coding sequence ATGACCGACGACGCGGCCGCCGGATTCACCGAACGGATCGAAGGGTACGCCACCGAGATGGGGCCGTCGTGGATCGCCGGGGCCATCGCCGCGGGGCCGGCCACCATCGCCAGCCTGGTGACCGGGGGCGCGCTCTTTGGCTACGGCCTCCTCTGGGTGGTCGTGCTCTCCGCGGGCGCGGGGGCGCTCGTCCAGTACCTGTCGATGCGGCTCGGTCTCCTCACCGAACGCGGCATCGTCGCCGTCGTCGAGGACCACCTCGGGACCACCTGGGCCTGGCTGCTCGTCGCCGACGCGGTGATCGCCGCCGGCGTCGCCCAACTCGTCATCATGAAGACCGTCGCGACGGTGTCCGCGACGGTGACGGGAATCGACGCCCGGATCTGGGGCGTCGCCTGGGCGCTCGTCCTCGCGCTCGGACTGGCCGGCCGAGGGTATCGCTTCCTCGAACTGGCCGCGAAACTCCTCGTCTCGCTGGTCGTCGTTGCCTTCGTCGCCAGCCTGTTCGTCGTTCCCGTCGACTACGGCGCGGCGGCGTCCGGACTGGTCCCCAGCGTGCCCTCCGGGGGCGCGCTCGTCGCGGCCGGCATCCTCGGCGGTGCGGTCCACATCACGCTCATCACGATGCAGTCGTACACGATGCGCTCACGTGGATGGACCCGCGACGACTACGGGACCGCCTCCTTCGACGTCGGCGCGTCGATGCTCGTCGCGTTCGGAATCTACAGCCTCGCCATCTTCCTCGTGGCCGCGAGCGTCCTCACGCCCGACGACCCCTCGACTGCGGTCGGGGCGGCGCAGGCACTCGGCCCGCTGGTCGGCGCGAACGCCAAGTGGCTGTTCCTCGTCGGACTCTGGGGGGCCGCCGTCTCCACGCTCGGGGGCAACACTATCGTCCCACCCTTCCTGCTGGCCGACAAACTCGGCTGGGGAACCACCATCGAGGACTCCCGCTACCGCTGGCTACTGGTCGCGACGGCGCTCCTGTCTGCGCCGGGCGCGTTCATCGGCGGTGCCGTCATCGGCCAACTCGTCCTCGTCCTCGCCGTCGGCACCGTCGGCACCCCCTTCGCCATCGCCATCGTCCTCTACCTGCTGAACTCCGACGCGGTGGCCGACCGGAACTCCCGCCTCGCCAACGTCGGGGGCGTCGCGCTGTTGCTCGTCACCGGCGCGCTCGCGGCCAACTTCGTCCGGGAGCAGGTCGGCGGCGGCGTCGACCCGCTCACCGGGTTCGTGCTCGCCTTCGCCGTCGCGCTCGGCGTCGCCATGGCGGGGCTTGGCGCCAAGTACGCCATCGAAGAGGTCGGCTGA
- a CDS encoding PINc/VapC family ATPase — protein sequence MNIVPDTSAVVDGRVSERVESGAYEGATITVPEAVVGELEWQANEGHDTGWEGIEELQRLVDLAADGTITVEYHGARPDAGQKRDADEGEIDALVRDVADDLDATLLTSDVVQAEVSRAKGLDVEYVEPQGRDEGGDDGLDIEEFFDETTMSVHLRAGAKPKAKRGAIGDMHYETIRDGETSEAEMKEFAHDVAETARASPDGFVELDEPGMTIVQYRDYRIAVARPPFADGFEITAVRPIVKTDLDDYEFAEDLKERLLERQRGVLISGAPGAGKSTFAQAVAEFLADHDNAVKTMEKPRDLQVGSDITQYTALGGDMAKTADSLLLVRPDYTIYDEVRKTDDFEVFADMRLAGVGMVGVVHATRAIDALQRLVGRVELGMIPQVVDTVVYIEAGSVDTVYDVTTEVKVPEGLTAEDLARPVIQITDFETGTPAYEIYTFNRQVVTVPLEGDEGSETGVSRLARKEVEREIRSIARGHVEVELKGQNEAVVYVEDDDISYVIGKGGGRISDVEDRLGISIDVRTLDERPSGGGGSGAGSGSGGSGGRSSGSRGGTVVTPEVTSRHVVVDIEDGVDVGETVEVRADDEYLFTATVGRGGEIQVSRGSAIADELEAAIDHKRRITVHPA from the coding sequence ATGAACATCGTCCCGGACACGAGCGCGGTCGTCGACGGCCGCGTGTCCGAACGCGTCGAGTCGGGGGCCTACGAGGGAGCGACGATCACCGTTCCCGAGGCCGTCGTCGGCGAACTCGAGTGGCAGGCCAACGAGGGCCACGATACCGGCTGGGAGGGAATCGAGGAACTCCAGCGGTTGGTCGACCTCGCCGCGGACGGCACGATCACCGTCGAGTACCACGGCGCACGACCCGACGCCGGACAGAAGCGCGACGCCGACGAGGGGGAGATCGACGCCCTCGTCCGCGACGTCGCCGACGACCTCGACGCCACGTTGCTGACCAGCGACGTGGTGCAGGCGGAAGTCAGTCGGGCGAAGGGACTCGACGTCGAGTACGTCGAACCGCAGGGCCGCGATGAGGGCGGCGACGACGGCCTCGACATCGAGGAGTTCTTCGACGAGACGACGATGAGCGTCCACCTCCGCGCGGGGGCGAAGCCCAAGGCCAAGCGCGGCGCCATCGGCGACATGCACTACGAGACCATCCGCGACGGGGAAACCTCCGAGGCGGAGATGAAGGAGTTCGCCCACGACGTCGCGGAGACGGCGCGGGCCAGCCCCGACGGCTTCGTCGAACTCGACGAACCCGGGATGACCATCGTCCAGTACCGCGACTACCGGATCGCCGTCGCCCGGCCACCGTTCGCCGACGGCTTCGAGATCACGGCCGTCCGCCCCATCGTCAAGACCGACCTCGACGACTACGAGTTCGCCGAGGACCTCAAGGAACGCCTGCTCGAACGGCAACGTGGCGTCCTCATCTCCGGTGCGCCCGGCGCGGGGAAGTCGACGTTCGCACAGGCTGTCGCCGAGTTCCTCGCCGACCACGACAACGCGGTCAAGACGATGGAGAAACCCCGCGACCTGCAGGTCGGCTCCGACATCACCCAGTACACCGCCCTCGGGGGCGACATGGCCAAGACCGCCGACTCCCTGTTGCTGGTCCGTCCGGACTACACCATCTACGACGAGGTGCGCAAGACCGACGACTTCGAGGTGTTCGCGGACATGCGCCTCGCCGGTGTGGGCATGGTCGGCGTCGTCCACGCCACCCGCGCCATCGACGCCCTCCAGCGACTCGTCGGCCGGGTGGAACTCGGCATGATCCCGCAGGTGGTCGACACGGTGGTCTACATCGAGGCCGGAAGCGTCGACACCGTCTACGACGTGACGACCGAGGTGAAGGTGCCCGAGGGGTTGACCGCCGAGGACCTCGCCCGGCCGGTCATTCAGATCACGGACTTCGAGACCGGCACACCCGCCTACGAGATATACACCTTCAACCGGCAGGTCGTGACCGTCCCCCTCGAGGGCGACGAGGGGAGCGAGACGGGCGTCTCCCGCCTCGCGCGCAAGGAGGTCGAACGCGAGATCAGATCCATCGCTCGCGGGCACGTCGAGGTGGAGTTGAAGGGGCAAAACGAGGCCGTCGTCTACGTCGAGGACGACGACATCTCCTACGTCATCGGGAAGGGCGGCGGCCGGATCAGCGACGTGGAGGATCGCCTCGGCATCAGCATCGACGTCCGCACCCTCGACGAACGGCCGTCGGGTGGCGGGGGAAGCGGGGCCGGAAGTGGTAGTGGTGGGAGCGGCGGTCGGTCGTCCGGGAGTCGGGGCGGAACGGTCGTCACACCCGAGGTCACCTCCCGGCACGTCGTCGTCGACATCGAGGACGGCGTCGACGTCGGCGAGACGGTCGAGGTGCGGGCCGACGACGAGTATCTGTTCACCGCGACAGTCGGTCGTGGCGGGGAGATACAGGTGTCACGCGGCAGCGCGATCGCCGACGAACTCGAAGCCGCGATCGATCACAAACGGCGGATCACCGTCCACCCGGCCTAG
- a CDS encoding DUF4382 domain-containing protein, with product MRRRSFVATAAGLGTAALAGCSGGDDGESDGDGTDGGSGGSGGDGTDAGGGGSAVGTFRLLVSDQPAAIGDFDSLSVTLSSARVFRTEADETVTPAAVNATTTATSTPVTETETEADEDDGEGRGFVEFDLDGVTVDLTQVVGDRAVSVLESELEAGRYSGIELRVENAEGVVDGDTVDVMVPSDRLRIVRPFEVATDTELSFVFDINVVQKGPRGGYNLLPVIGKSGVVGEDIDVEEVGSDEDDADDKEDSTATPTDDSTAMPTDGSDTSDDGGSNETAT from the coding sequence GTGAGACGCCGTTCTTTCGTCGCGACGGCGGCCGGACTCGGCACCGCGGCACTCGCCGGCTGTTCCGGCGGCGACGATGGGGAGAGCGACGGCGACGGCACCGACGGTGGCAGTGGAGGGAGCGGCGGCGACGGCACCGACGCCGGCGGTGGGGGGAGCGCGGTCGGTACCTTCCGTCTCCTCGTCAGCGACCAGCCGGCGGCCATCGGGGACTTCGACTCGCTCTCCGTGACTCTCTCTTCGGCCCGCGTCTTTCGGACCGAGGCGGACGAGACGGTTACCCCGGCGGCGGTGAACGCGACGACGACGGCGACGTCGACACCGGTGACCGAAACCGAAACCGAGGCCGACGAGGACGACGGCGAGGGCCGCGGGTTCGTCGAGTTCGACCTCGACGGCGTCACGGTCGACCTCACGCAGGTGGTCGGCGACCGGGCCGTTTCGGTCTTGGAGTCGGAACTCGAAGCGGGGCGGTACTCGGGCATCGAACTCCGCGTCGAGAACGCCGAGGGCGTCGTCGACGGCGACACCGTCGACGTGATGGTTCCCAGCGACCGCCTCCGCATCGTCAGACCCTTCGAGGTCGCCACGGACACCGAACTGTCGTTCGTCTTCGACATCAACGTCGTTCAAAAGGGCCCGCGGGGCGGCTACAACCTCCTGCCCGTCATCGGGAAGAGCGGCGTCGTCGGCGAGGATATCGACGTCGAGGAGGTCGGCTCGGACGAGGACGACGCGGACGACAAAGAGGATTCGACGGCGACGCCGACCGACGACTCGACGGCGATGCCGACCGACGGAAGCGACACCTCCGACGACGGCGGGTCGAACGAGACGGCGACCTGA
- a CDS encoding helix-turn-helix domain-containing protein, which translates to MPGTDEEGLDDLPPSAKLVFKVLEYNGSLTQKGIVEESMLSARTVRYALERLEELGVVDEDVYFADARQNLYQLNEAKLAEVGEADAACVECD; encoded by the coding sequence ATGCCAGGAACTGACGAGGAGGGTCTGGACGACCTTCCGCCGAGCGCGAAACTGGTCTTCAAGGTCCTCGAATACAACGGGTCGCTGACCCAGAAGGGGATCGTCGAGGAATCGATGCTGTCGGCCCGGACGGTGCGGTACGCGCTCGAACGCCTCGAAGAACTCGGTGTCGTCGACGAGGACGTCTACTTCGCCGACGCCCGACAGAACCTCTACCAGTTGAACGAGGCGAAACTGGCCGAGGTCGGCGAGGCGGACGCCGCCTGCGTCGAATGTGACTAG
- a CDS encoding ISH3 family transposase produces MRLPKLKRILTDPDEYISNSQLKSLSMELLELIPMEGIEGSGLDSEEIMEVVLRAAVDTTSVNGVTTNTEDTPNREPVMDWLHTLEKEPMLDAVNDILALVAMTVLDRGGSRTICLDFMDNPFHGHPDDEDEFRRMEARDGTTKCHRYCTAFVIAQGKPLTLAVEPVDGEDSKADAVERVLARVETYPFETDQILMDRDAFVGELIGVLRETAPPVFPVITRKDSLREKLAVTASHMTEETVCEDKEYEQTYPLAVNVTYQNGDRGKSGLKQTGYAAYGLEDRTPQQVAQVYNHRSRIEKSYEKFREARALTTTPSTIIRLFYVGVGFLLEQLWLVLQWAVLARPRRGGRALPTDFTFSDGFLHGIEQVLDDELGWKQKHRTNSEGLPPGYEHGLG; encoded by the coding sequence ATGAGGCTACCAAAACTCAAACGCATCCTCACAGATCCGGACGAGTACATTTCGAACAGCCAGTTGAAGTCTCTTAGCATGGAGTTGCTTGAGCTGATACCGATGGAAGGAATCGAGGGCTCTGGCCTCGATTCCGAGGAGATCATGGAAGTCGTCTTACGAGCTGCTGTTGACACAACCTCAGTCAACGGCGTCACAACGAATACTGAGGACACGCCAAACCGCGAGCCAGTGATGGACTGGTTGCACACCCTGGAGAAAGAGCCGATGCTCGATGCTGTCAACGATATCCTCGCACTGGTGGCAATGACGGTTCTCGACCGCGGCGGGTCGAGAACCATCTGTCTGGACTTCATGGACAATCCGTTCCACGGTCATCCAGACGACGAGGACGAGTTCAGGAGAATGGAAGCACGGGACGGAACCACGAAGTGTCACCGGTACTGTACTGCGTTCGTCATCGCGCAGGGAAAGCCACTAACACTGGCAGTTGAACCAGTTGATGGCGAGGACAGCAAGGCCGACGCGGTCGAGCGCGTGCTCGCCCGCGTCGAGACATATCCATTCGAGACCGACCAGATCCTCATGGACAGAGACGCCTTCGTCGGGGAGTTAATCGGTGTTCTTCGGGAGACAGCACCGCCAGTCTTTCCGGTCATAACCCGGAAAGACTCGCTCCGGGAGAAACTTGCTGTCACTGCTTCGCATATGACAGAAGAGACGGTCTGTGAAGACAAAGAGTACGAACAGACGTATCCGCTGGCAGTGAACGTCACCTACCAGAACGGTGATCGTGGAAAATCAGGGCTCAAACAAACGGGCTACGCGGCGTACGGTCTGGAAGACCGCACGCCGCAGCAAGTGGCGCAGGTCTACAACCATCGGTCACGGATCGAGAAGAGCTATGAGAAGTTCCGCGAAGCGCGTGCTTTGACAACGACGCCATCGACGATAATTCGGCTCTTCTACGTGGGTGTCGGGTTCCTGTTGGAGCAGTTGTGGCTCGTGTTGCAATGGGCAGTGCTCGCCCGGCCACGGCGTGGCGGGCGAGCACTCCCGACAGATTTCACGTTCAGTGATGGGTTTCTCCACGGGATCGAGCAGGTGTTAGACGATGAGCTCGGCTGGAAGCAAAAGCATCGGACAAACAGTGAAGGGTTACCACCAGGATACGAGCACGGACTCGGCTGA